One window of Maridesulfovibrio frigidus DSM 17176 genomic DNA carries:
- the modB gene encoding molybdate ABC transporter permease subunit, which produces MDFVPLILSAKLAVATTLLIPLVAAPTAYILAFGRFRGKSLIDAIVSLPMVLPPTVLGFGLLILMAPNGPLGGIWKDATGERMVFSFSGILLASLIYNLPFAVQPMRAAFEKLDIRLLENSAVLGLSASATFFRVVLPNSLPGLAAAAMLVFAHSLGEFGVILMVGGSIPGSTKVASIAIYEAVEAMRYQDALFMSLAIIPVSFLALLAINRLNGKRR; this is translated from the coding sequence ATGGATTTCGTTCCGCTAATTCTATCTGCCAAGCTAGCTGTTGCAACAACGCTGTTAATTCCGCTTGTTGCAGCGCCTACGGCCTACATTTTGGCGTTTGGGCGCTTCCGGGGAAAAAGTTTAATTGATGCTATTGTCTCCCTCCCCATGGTTCTACCTCCCACGGTCCTAGGTTTCGGGCTCCTGATTTTAATGGCCCCGAACGGACCGCTGGGAGGTATTTGGAAAGATGCCACAGGCGAACGTATGGTTTTCAGTTTTTCAGGTATTTTGTTGGCATCCTTGATATACAATCTCCCCTTTGCTGTTCAGCCTATGCGAGCCGCATTCGAAAAACTTGATATTCGTTTACTGGAAAATTCCGCAGTGCTCGGTCTTTCCGCATCAGCTACATTTTTCAGAGTGGTCCTACCGAACAGTCTACCCGGACTTGCGGCAGCCGCTATGCTGGTTTTTGCGCACAGCCTTGGTGAATTCGGGGTTATACTGATGGTTGGAGGAAGTATTCCCGGATCAACAAAAGTAGCTTCCATTGCAATTTACGAAGCTGTTGAAGCCATGCGTTATCAAGATGCACTGTTCATGTCTCTGGCAATAATACCTGTTAGTTTTCTAGCATTACTTGCCATTAACCGTCTCAATGGAAAACGCCGATGA
- the modA gene encoding molybdate ABC transporter substrate-binding protein, which translates to MPISAQAKVVLASGAGYRSLVDDLSDSYTKDTGNKVERIYGNMARVTAQARISGAVDMVLGDKDFLEKATLSAKTTQPVGTGKLVVAYPIGASYQNESDLLSKSITRIAIPDTQKAIYGKAAMQYLRGKGLYNKVESKLLIVGTVPQAASYVIAGEVDYALINLTHAQKISKSIGGYALIDQKDYSPIRIVIWQMNNAANEKECADFMAFLKSDKARKIIARHGM; encoded by the coding sequence GTGCCAATATCGGCACAAGCAAAAGTAGTACTCGCTTCCGGCGCGGGATACAGATCGCTTGTGGATGACCTATCTGACTCCTATACAAAAGATACCGGGAACAAAGTGGAACGCATCTATGGCAACATGGCTCGCGTAACAGCACAGGCCCGCATCAGCGGAGCTGTTGATATGGTGCTGGGTGATAAAGATTTCTTAGAAAAAGCCACGCTCTCAGCCAAAACAACTCAGCCCGTTGGTACGGGAAAACTAGTTGTCGCCTACCCTATAGGAGCAAGCTATCAGAATGAGTCGGATCTACTTTCAAAAAGCATAACCCGCATAGCTATCCCGGACACCCAGAAGGCAATATACGGTAAAGCTGCAATGCAATATCTGCGCGGTAAAGGTCTATATAATAAAGTTGAATCCAAACTCCTCATTGTCGGAACGGTACCTCAAGCGGCATCATATGTTATTGCAGGAGAAGTCGATTATGCTTTAATTAACCTAACACATGCACAAAAAATCAGTAAATCAATCGGGGGATATGCCCTTATTGATCAAAAAGATTACTCACCAATCCGCATTGTAATCTGGCAAATGAATAACGCGGCCAATGAAAAAGAATGTGCTGATTTCATGGCATTTTTAAAATCAGATAAAGCTCGCAAAATAATTGCCAGACATGGAATGTAA
- the modA gene encoding molybdate ABC transporter substrate-binding protein, producing the protein MKRMLTLVLTILLALPIAANAADLLVAQAANFMPAMQEIIPAFKTATGLEVQATYTSTGKLYAQITHGAPFDIFLAADERRPQKLFTDGLAEKSFVYAKGKIVFWSLKKEFGSAPWQEAVKNPALHKIAIANIETAPYGTAAMKALKKEHLWESVEPELVYAQSIAQTFQYAATGAADAGFCAYSSVFTTEGRKGTFTVVKEAPPVIQAACILKSSARKDTAQKFVKFLSGPEVKKIKNKYGYE; encoded by the coding sequence ATGAAACGCATGCTCACTCTAGTCCTTACAATCCTTCTAGCATTGCCAATAGCTGCAAATGCGGCAGACTTACTGGTAGCACAGGCAGCTAATTTTATGCCTGCGATGCAGGAAATTATTCCAGCATTTAAAACGGCCACAGGGCTTGAGGTTCAGGCAACTTACACTTCAACGGGAAAGCTATATGCGCAGATTACACACGGCGCACCTTTTGACATATTTCTAGCAGCAGATGAACGTCGGCCTCAAAAACTATTTACTGACGGACTTGCTGAAAAGTCATTCGTCTACGCAAAAGGTAAAATAGTGTTCTGGTCACTCAAAAAAGAATTCGGTTCCGCCCCTTGGCAGGAAGCTGTTAAAAACCCTGCGCTCCACAAAATCGCCATCGCCAATATAGAAACAGCCCCATACGGGACCGCAGCTATGAAAGCTCTAAAAAAAGAACACCTATGGGAAAGTGTTGAGCCTGAACTCGTATACGCTCAGTCGATTGCACAGACCTTTCAGTATGCAGCTACAGGTGCCGCTGATGCAGGATTCTGTGCTTACTCATCCGTATTCACAACAGAAGGACGCAAAGGAACATTCACTGTTGTAAAAGAAGCGCCACCAGTTATTCAGGCTGCCTGTATCCTGAAATCATCCGCGCGCAAAGATACAGCTCAGAAATTCGTAAAATTCCTATCAGGTCCAGAAGTTAAAAAAATTAAGAATAAGTACGGATACGAATAG
- a CDS encoding Rossmann-like domain-containing protein has product MNKSILKTVQEKARQIWDDEGILDEKINVTARTLSTEEAIGNPEGDDFPLLRGKEKLMEAEFRNSKGQAFTDRFGNFSSSLREIAHMDLENNFRRAIFISSLNAVQASLNQTDRTIHCRDEGPALCAPKFADHVMDKYGKIRITQIGYQPAMIKSFADKFELRVVDLDPDNIGNIKCGITIEGPDDTAKAIDSAELLIVTGSTIVNDTLGDFLIDGKPTIFFGTTVAGAADIMGWTRFCAESS; this is encoded by the coding sequence ATGAACAAATCCATTCTGAAAACAGTACAAGAAAAAGCCCGCCAAATCTGGGATGACGAAGGCATTTTAGATGAAAAGATTAACGTAACAGCTCGTACCCTCAGCACTGAAGAAGCCATCGGAAACCCCGAGGGTGACGATTTTCCATTGCTGCGCGGGAAAGAAAAATTAATGGAAGCAGAATTTCGTAATTCGAAAGGACAAGCCTTCACGGATCGTTTTGGTAATTTCAGCTCTTCCCTACGCGAAATTGCCCATATGGATCTTGAAAATAATTTTAGACGTGCGATTTTTATATCTTCACTTAATGCAGTTCAAGCCAGCTTAAACCAGACAGATAGAACTATACACTGCCGCGATGAAGGGCCTGCCCTTTGCGCTCCCAAATTTGCTGATCACGTTATGGATAAATACGGCAAAATACGTATCACTCAAATAGGATATCAGCCTGCAATGATAAAATCATTTGCTGACAAATTTGAGCTTCGGGTCGTTGACTTAGATCCAGATAATATTGGGAATATAAAATGCGGGATAACAATTGAAGGACCAGATGACACCGCAAAAGCTATCGATTCAGCCGAACTATTAATAGTTACAGGCTCAACAATTGTTAACGATACCCTAGGAGATTTTCTCATTGACGGAAAACCAACAATATTTTTTGGAACAACTGTAGCAGGTGCGGCAGACATTATGGGTTGGACTCGTTTTTGCGCAGAAAGCAGCTAA
- a CDS encoding molybdate ABC transporter permease subunit, which translates to MDFNLVATISDSSTLNPLALSGRVLAVSGMLQLVLGIPLACWLARSRGPLNSIVDTAITLPLVFPPVAMGFGLLLLLGRQGPMGNLLGESIIFSFPGLVVAAFIAGLPLAVKPIQAALRSAEATRLAEVAAVLGKSEIVIVLIVLLPYAKRSIAAGMLLALGRSLGEVGMTLMLGGNVIGRTNTLSLEIYNAVFNGEFERAMVLSLIIGTVSIAMFVILKKVSDT; encoded by the coding sequence ATGGACTTTAACTTAGTGGCAACTATTTCAGATAGCTCGACGCTAAATCCGCTGGCTCTTTCAGGTAGAGTTCTAGCTGTCTCGGGCATGCTGCAGCTTGTACTGGGCATACCTTTAGCGTGCTGGCTTGCCCGTTCGCGTGGCCCCCTCAACAGCATCGTAGACACAGCGATTACACTACCTCTGGTTTTCCCGCCTGTGGCAATGGGCTTTGGGCTTCTATTGCTACTTGGCAGGCAAGGTCCGATGGGAAACTTACTTGGTGAATCGATTATCTTCAGTTTCCCGGGACTGGTCGTTGCAGCTTTCATTGCCGGATTGCCACTTGCTGTAAAACCGATTCAGGCAGCTCTTCGCTCTGCAGAAGCGACTAGACTTGCGGAGGTTGCCGCGGTACTAGGGAAATCTGAAATAGTTATAGTTCTAATAGTACTTCTACCTTATGCGAAACGAAGCATCGCAGCGGGGATGCTATTGGCCCTTGGCCGCTCACTTGGTGAAGTAGGCATGACTTTAATGCTTGGCGGAAATGTAATAGGCAGAACAAACACACTCTCCCTTGAAATATACAACGCAGTTTTCAACGGAGAATTTGAAAGAGCTATGGTTCTGTCGCTAATAATCGGGACAGTTTCCATAGCAATGTTTGTAATTTTAAAAAAAGTTTCGGATACATAA
- a CDS encoding TOBE domain-containing protein: MNMKKQNFNNSDKLAVSEVFGVPDNVKHLDTKMLDCLESTYRSWRDEAVRADHLRSRTRIFCLFLLLRHTGAKLGEIRKMDESKSLNLARAAVVLGGGAQSREVPLPQTVCRELKALIEGPMGAGLEGKIFHFDPGYVRRIFYDRAEACSIPRELGSPSVLRRSRAVELLRNGVPLGVVRKVLGQSSADLSTVYQEWSEGDVQNIVRRMALEDSSLKSSARNTFIGHVSRITRDGILADVEFITSEEIRISSVITLESLYKLDLDVGVPVSATIKAPLVAVRPLTGDGSSSTRNCIVAKVTGLKQTEVLAEVSGETDSGTRLCALVTSWSIEEDGMSEGDNVEFCFKALSIVLHVV, translated from the coding sequence ATGAATATGAAAAAACAAAATTTCAATAATAGTGATAAATTAGCGGTTTCAGAGGTTTTTGGAGTGCCGGATAATGTAAAACATCTGGACACAAAGATGCTTGATTGCTTGGAATCTACATACCGTTCATGGCGGGACGAAGCTGTGCGCGCGGATCATTTGCGTTCGAGAACAAGGATTTTTTGCTTGTTTTTGCTTTTACGTCACACTGGTGCAAAGTTGGGTGAAATTCGCAAAATGGATGAAAGTAAAAGCTTGAATTTAGCACGGGCAGCGGTTGTTCTGGGGGGCGGAGCACAGAGCCGTGAAGTTCCTCTTCCGCAAACTGTTTGCCGAGAACTTAAAGCTTTAATTGAAGGTCCTATGGGTGCAGGGCTTGAAGGTAAAATATTTCATTTCGACCCTGGATATGTGCGGCGTATTTTTTACGATAGGGCGGAAGCATGTAGCATTCCGCGCGAACTAGGTTCGCCGAGTGTTCTTAGACGATCACGGGCGGTAGAATTGCTTAGAAACGGTGTGCCGCTCGGGGTTGTGCGCAAGGTTCTGGGGCAATCTTCAGCGGATCTTTCGACTGTCTATCAAGAGTGGTCAGAAGGTGATGTGCAGAATATTGTCAGACGTATGGCACTTGAGGATTCATCACTTAAGAGTAGTGCCCGAAACACTTTCATTGGTCATGTTAGCCGGATTACCCGCGATGGAATTCTAGCAGATGTGGAGTTTATTACTTCCGAAGAAATACGTATAAGTTCCGTCATTACACTTGAAAGTTTATATAAGCTAGATCTTGATGTCGGCGTGCCTGTTTCCGCTACAATTAAAGCTCCGCTTGTGGCTGTCCGACCCTTAACTGGTGACGGTAGCTCCAGCACAAGAAATTGTATCGTTGCCAAAGTAACTGGACTTAAACAGACTGAAGTTTTAGCGGAGGTTTCTGGTGAAACCGATTCCGGCACAAGGCTATGCGCGCTTGTAACCTCATGGAGTATTGAGGAAGATGGAATGAGTGAAGGTGATAATGTCGAGTTTTGCTTTAAGGCCTTATCTATTGTTCTGCACGTGGTTTAA
- a CDS encoding ATP-binding cassette domain-containing protein → MTLRIDIRKKLANFTLDVSLKCPSGTLTAIVGPSGAGKSTLVRIISGLELPDEGIVSLGDKLWNDTATNFHATPQKRGLGLVFQEYTLFPHLTVRKNVGFAAVDKSCVQELLNKFGIDHIADRKPSGISGGERQRAAFCQALAREPVLLLLDEPFSALDIATRESLRSELRDLKQELNIPMIHVTHDLEEAYYLADDIFVMENGRAAPEWLERQTSRRNVSFLAPQQFQLVKNM, encoded by the coding sequence ATGACTCTCCGCATAGACATTCGCAAGAAACTTGCAAACTTTACTCTAGACGTATCCCTTAAATGCCCGTCAGGAACTCTCACGGCAATTGTCGGTCCCTCCGGCGCCGGTAAAAGCACTTTAGTCAGGATTATTTCCGGCCTTGAGCTGCCAGATGAGGGCATAGTTTCATTGGGAGATAAGTTGTGGAATGACACTGCAACGAATTTCCACGCAACTCCGCAAAAAAGAGGACTTGGACTGGTCTTTCAGGAATACACTTTGTTTCCGCACCTCACAGTTCGTAAAAACGTAGGTTTCGCAGCAGTAGATAAAAGTTGCGTTCAAGAATTGCTAAACAAATTCGGCATTGACCATATCGCAGATCGTAAACCTTCGGGAATTTCCGGCGGCGAAAGACAGCGCGCGGCATTTTGTCAGGCCTTAGCCCGTGAGCCGGTTCTTTTGCTCCTGGATGAACCGTTTTCAGCACTTGATATCGCAACCCGCGAATCGCTAAGAAGCGAGCTACGCGATCTCAAACAAGAGCTGAATATCCCCATGATTCATGTCACGCATGACTTGGAAGAAGCATATTACCTCGCTGACGATATCTTCGTAATGGAAAACGGCAGAGCTGCTCCCGAGTGGTTGGAGCGCCAGACTTCCCGCCGAAATGTAAGCTTCCTAGCTCCTCAACAATTTCAACTCGTGAAAAATATGTAA